A DNA window from Ctenopharyngodon idella isolate HZGC_01 chromosome 10, HZGC01, whole genome shotgun sequence contains the following coding sequences:
- the crygs1 gene encoding crystallin, gamma S1 has protein sequence MGRIIFYEDKNFQGRRYECDSDCSDFHAYLNRCNSIRVESGSWVVYERPNFMGYQYVLTRGEYPDYQRWMGLNDRLCSCKMIHFVSGSEYKIQLYDKGDFAGQVYETTEDCPSVVDRFRTREVHSCKVLDGIWIFYEHPNYRGRQYLLEKGEYRKPVDWGAVCPTVQSFKRLQSDV, from the exons ATGGGCCGG ATCATTTTCTACGAGGACAAGAACTTCCAGGGCCGTCGGTATGAGTGCGACAGCGACTGTTCGGACTTCCATGCCTACCTGAACCGGTGTAACTCCATCCGCGTGGAGAGTGGGTCTTGGGTGGTCTACGAGAGGCCCAACTTCATGGGCTACCAGTATGTTCTGACCCGGGGTGAGTACCCAGATTACCAACGCTGGATGGGTCTGAACGACCGCCTCTGCTCCTGCAAGATGATCCACTTT GTAAGCGGTTCTGAGTACAAGATCCAACTCTATGACAAAGGAGATTTTGCCGGCCAGGTGTACGAGACCACCGAGGACTGTCCATCTGTGGTGGACCGCTTCCGTACACGCGAGGTCCACTCCTGTAAGGTGCTGGATGGGATCTGGATCTTCTACGAGCACCCAAACTACAGGGGGCGCCAGTACCTACTGGAGAAGGGGGAATATCGTAAGCCCGTTGACTGGGGCGCCGTCTGCCCCACGGTTCAGTCCTTCAAACGCCTACAGAGTGATGTCTGA